The nucleotide window AGGAAGCTGTTGCCGCATTTGGAAACGGCGGCATGTACATGGAAAAACTTATAGAGGAGCCAAGGCATATTGAAATTCAGATTGCCGGCGACCAATATGGCAAAGCCTGTCACCTTTCCGAAAGGGACTGCTCCGTACAGAGAAGAAACCAAAAACTTACAGAAGAAACTCCATCACCGTTCATGACCGATGAACTTCGTGAAAAAATGGGGGAAGCAGCTGTGAAAGCGGCTGAATATATCGGGTATGAAGGCGTAGGAACCATTGAATTCCTGGTGGACAAACACAGGAATTTCTACTTCATGGAAATGAATACACGTATTCAGGTAGAGCACCCGATTACCGAGCAGGTGGTGGATTATGACCTGATCCGTGAGCAAATCCTTTTGGCTTCAGGCTCACCCATCAGCGGTATCAACTATTATCCAAAACTGCACTCTATTGAATGCCGTATCAATGCGGAAGATCCTTACAACGATTTCAGACCATCACCGGGAAAAATTACAGGTCTTAATATTCCTGGAGGACACGGAATCCGTGTAGATACTCACGTATATGCGGGTTATACCATCCCATCCAATTATGATTCCATGATTGCCAAGCTGATAACGACGGCGCAAACCCGCGAAGAGGCCATCTCCAAGATGAAACGTGCTCTGGAAGAATTCTATATTGAGGGAGTGAAGACTACAATTCCATTCCACAGACAACTTATGGAAAATGAAGATTACCTGGCCGGAAATTACACCACGAAATTCATGGAAGATTTTGTGATGGATAAGAAATTTGACCATTAAATAATCAACACTTATCGATACAGGAATCCGTCTCATTACTGAGGCGGATTCTTTTTGGTTTTATCCGGACCAGCCGTACCCAATTTTCTACCTGCAATTCCGCCAGGTATTGTCACAATACTTTTGCTGTGCACATTTTTCACGAGGATCCGATAATTCAAAATAGAAACGGGTGCAGCTGTCATAATTATTCCACCACGGGCAACTGAAAATATTTCCCTATTTTTGCTTCAAATCATGGATCAATGAATGCAATGAACAGCAGTGAATATATACAGCTTGAAGAAAAATACGGTGCCCATAATTATCATCCGCTACCGGTAGTACTGGATCGTGGCGAAGGTGTGTATGTTTGGGATGTTGAAGGGAAACAGTATTTTGATTTCCTGTCGGCCTACTCTGCTGTTAACCAGGGTCACTCACACCCAAAAATCGTGGAAGCACTTGTAAACCAGGCTTCAAAACTGGCGCTTACGTCCCGGGCCTTCTACAATTCCAAACTGGGCGAATACGAAAAGAAAATCACTGAACTTTTTGGTTTCGATAAAGTGCTGCCAATGAACTCAGGTGCGGAGGCAGTGGAAACCGCAGTGAAGATCGCCAGAAAATGGAGCTATGAAGTTAAAGGCATTTCGGAAAACCAGGCACAGATCATTGTGTGTGACAACAACTTTCACGGGCGTACTACTACAATTGTCTCATTCTCCAATGATCCGGACGCAAGTACCAATTATGGTCCCTTTACACCCGGATTTGTGAGAATTCCTTACAACAGCCTGGAAGCACTGGAGCAAATACTCCGGGAGCAGTCTGCCACAACGGCGGCATTCCTTGTGGAACCCATTCAGGGCGAGGCCGGCGTTTATGTTCCGGACGAAGGTTACTTAAAGGGAGCTTCAGAACTCTGCAAAAAATACAACGTCCTTTTTATTGCTGATGAAGTACAGACCGGTATAGCACGCACCGGTAAGCTGATTGCCTGTCATCATGAAGATGTACAACCCGATATCCTGATTCTGGGCAAGGCACTTTCCGGCGGCATGTATCCGGTATCTGCAGTTCTTGCTGATGACCACGTTATGAACGTTATTAAGCCGGGGCAGCACGGTTCAACTTTTGGCGGCAATCCGCTGGCCTGCGCAGTCGCCATGGCTGCACTTGATGTGGTTGAAGAAGACGGACTTTCTGAACGAGCTGAAAGACTGGGGAAAATGTTCCGTGCCGAAATTGAGAGAATCATTGCCAAAACCGACCTCATCGTCAGTGTACGCGGCAAAGGCTTGCTGAATGCCATCATCATCAATGATACCCAGGACTCTCCTACAGCCTGGAACCTTTGTGTGGACCTGATGAAAAACGGTCTTCTGGCCAAGCCAACGCATGGAAATATCATCCGTCTGGCACCGCCATTGGTTATCACTGAGGAACAGCTGATGGAGTGCGTTCGGATTATTGAGAAGACGGTGTTGGAATATATGAAATAGCATATGCCGGAGAAAATCAGCGGATTAATCATCACATTTAATGAAGAAAAAAATATTCAGGAAGTCCTGAAATGTTTTGACTTTTGTGATGAAATAATCGTCGTTGATTCATTTAGTACTGATCAAACAGTACAGATTGCGCGGCAAAACCCTAAGGTTAAGATTGACCAACACAAATTTGTTGATTATACGAAACAACGTAACAGAGCGCTTTCCCTGGCCGAAAATGACTGGGTTTTTTTTCTTGACGGTGATGAAAGAACCACACCGGAACTTCAAAATGAAATCATCGAAACAATAAGCGCCAAGAATGCAAAAGATGCTTATTATATTCGCAGAATCTTTTTTGTTGGGAATAAAAAAATAAAATTCTCAGGAACCCAAAATGATAAAAACTTCCGCCTGTTCCGGAAGTCTAAAGCCAAATACGCAGAAAACAAAAAGGTACATGAAACCTTAGCGGTCAATGGAACCACCGGAATACTAAAAAATAAACTCTTTCATTACTCTTTTGAAAATTTTGAAAACTTTAAGAAGAAAATGCTTTATTATGGTTTTTTGAAAGGGAAAGAACTTACAGAAAAAGGGGGAAAATATTCAGTAGTCACTCATTGGAGCAAAGTAGTTTTTAAATTTATCAAAATGTATTTTCTGAAATTAGGCTTTCTGGATGGTATAAATGGTTTACGAATAAGTTACTTGCAGGGTCTGTACGTCCATGAAACTTATAAAACTTTAAAGCAGAAGAAATGAAAATATGTGTGATAAGCTTTGACTTCTGGCATTATGATGAGCACATTGTACGCAAGCTGAATGAACGTGATATTAAGGCTCACCATATCAATATTGGAGCTTTCTCGCATAAACATTTGGGGAGCAAAATTTCGAACGCTTTCAGTAAAATATTATTTGGAAAGAACCTTAAACATCAGAAACGGCAACGGTTTGTAATAGAATCCCTTGAAAAAATCGGTTTTCAGGATCAAATTCTGGTATTAAATCCGGACACTTTAGATTCAGAGACTTTGAAGTTTATCAAAGAACGAACTTTTCGCTGCATCACCTATTTATATGATAGTTTGGAGCGCTATCCTGTGCAGGACAAACTGCATTTTTTTGATAAAATCTTTTCTTTTGATGACAAAGATGTACGGGAATTCGGTTTTGAAAAACTTACCAACTATAATTATCTTGAATACCTTCCGGCAGAGGATCAGAATCCTCAACTGGATTTGTACTATATTACTTCTTACGATAAAAACAGAAACGCCATTTTGCGGAAACTGGCTCCTGTATTGCATAAAAAAGGAATTTCGCATCGTTTTTTAATTGTGGGAAAACGAATTTGGAAAGAGCAGATTAGAGCCAGTGAACCACTGAAAAATTATGCAGTTCTGAAACGTAAAACTATTCCCGCAGCGGAAACCATCAGTGTTTATAGAAATACGAAAGCTATACTTGAGTTGATGCGGGCCGGACAAACAGGCTTAAGTTTTCGTTTTTTTGAAGCTATGGCACTGGAAAAAAAAATTATTACCAATAATCGTGAGATACCAAATTATGACTTTTATACTCCGGAAAACATTTTGATTCTGAAGGACGATTTCAGCAATCTGAATAAAGATTTTTTTGAGAAACCCTACCGCAAGTTATCCCAGGATGTTTATGACTATTATACGTTAGACAAATGGGTAGATCGCGTTTTTGATTTGAAATGAAGAAACTTCAACATATTAATCTTCACCAAAGAACTTCACCATCCGTTAATTTCAAAAAGCAAGGGAACGGGAATTTAAAATGAAATCAAATAAAAAGAACATACTTGTTTTACTGCCTTCCAACTATCAGCTATATTCACTAATAGAAAAAAATCTTTTGGAAAACGGTTACGATGCTAATGTGCTTACTCCAGATTCAGAGAAATTCAGATACAGGAACTTAAATCAGAAAATTACTAACTTCTACCAGAAGACTTTTCTTAACAATAAAGAATATAAAAGGAAACTTAAGGAGGAATTTGCAACTCAGATGCTGATAAAAGCGATAGACAAACATTCATCTTATGACTATGTGCTGGTAATAAGGGCGGATTTTTTTTCGTTAGAAATTCTAAACCATGTCAGATCGAAAACTCAAAACTTTGTAAGCTATCATTTTGATGGTATTAACAGATACCCAAAGATTTTTGAAAGGATATCAATTTTTGACAGATTTTACGTGTTTGACCGTGAGGATATAGATCAGCATCGTAATCTTGAGTTGTTACCCTGCACCAATTTCTATTTTGATTACCCTGAATTACCGGATTTAAATATTAAATTTGATTTTTATTTTTTAGGTTCCTATCACGAAAGTCGGAATGAAATATTACTGGATTTTCAAAAGTTTAGTGAAAAACACCAAATGGTGGCTAAAATGGAAATTGTTTACAATAAAGAAGATAAACCCAGTATTGATATTCAGGCTAAATTTGACTGTATACCCCACTATATCAGTTTTGAGAAGTACCTTCTGAATATACAGAATAGCAAATACATCCTTGATATTTTGATATCGGAACATAGTGGATTGTCTTTCAGGGTATTTGAAAGCCTTAAATACAAAAAGAAGTTGATTAC belongs to Chryseobacterium sp. and includes:
- the rocD gene encoding ornithine--oxo-acid transaminase; translation: MNAMNSSEYIQLEEKYGAHNYHPLPVVLDRGEGVYVWDVEGKQYFDFLSAYSAVNQGHSHPKIVEALVNQASKLALTSRAFYNSKLGEYEKKITELFGFDKVLPMNSGAEAVETAVKIARKWSYEVKGISENQAQIIVCDNNFHGRTTTIVSFSNDPDASTNYGPFTPGFVRIPYNSLEALEQILREQSATTAAFLVEPIQGEAGVYVPDEGYLKGASELCKKYNVLFIADEVQTGIARTGKLIACHHEDVQPDILILGKALSGGMYPVSAVLADDHVMNVIKPGQHGSTFGGNPLACAVAMAALDVVEEDGLSERAERLGKMFRAEIERIIAKTDLIVSVRGKGLLNAIIINDTQDSPTAWNLCVDLMKNGLLAKPTHGNIIRLAPPLVITEEQLMECVRIIEKTVLEYMK
- the accC gene encoding acetyl-CoA carboxylase biotin carboxylase subunit encodes the protein MFKKILIANRGEIAMRILRTCKEMGIKTVAVYSIADKDSLHVRFADEAVCIGPAMSKDSYLKIPNIIAAAEITNADAIHPGYGFLSENSNFSRICQKNGIKFIGATPEQIDRMGDKANAKATMKEAGVPCVPGSDGLIDSYEHALQLAKEIGYPVMIKATAGGGGKGMRAVWKEEDLKDHWESAIQEAVAAFGNGGMYMEKLIEEPRHIEIQIAGDQYGKACHLSERDCSVQRRNQKLTEETPSPFMTDELREKMGEAAVKAAEYIGYEGVGTIEFLVDKHRNFYFMEMNTRIQVEHPITEQVVDYDLIREQILLASGSPISGINYYPKLHSIECRINAEDPYNDFRPSPGKITGLNIPGGHGIRVDTHVYAGYTIPSNYDSMIAKLITTAQTREEAISKMKRALEEFYIEGVKTTIPFHRQLMENEDYLAGNYTTKFMEDFVMDKKFDH
- a CDS encoding glycosyltransferase family 2 protein; the encoded protein is MPEKISGLIITFNEEKNIQEVLKCFDFCDEIIVVDSFSTDQTVQIARQNPKVKIDQHKFVDYTKQRNRALSLAENDWVFFLDGDERTTPELQNEIIETISAKNAKDAYYIRRIFFVGNKKIKFSGTQNDKNFRLFRKSKAKYAENKKVHETLAVNGTTGILKNKLFHYSFENFENFKKKMLYYGFLKGKELTEKGGKYSVVTHWSKVVFKFIKMYFLKLGFLDGINGLRISYLQGLYVHETYKTLKQKK